The Vicinamibacterales bacterium genome includes the window TCTTTCGGCCACCGCAAGCCGGACGAGCGTCGCGTGCCGCGGTTCCAGTGTCTGGTGAGTCTCGCACAGAGCGCGCGCGACATCGAATGCACGCGGACCGCTCAGCCGCACGACTGCCAGACCGCCGCGCCCTCTTGGAGTCGCAAGCGCGACGATCGTGTCGTCCGCGGAATACATGGAGTCCGGCCAGGAGCGCAGGAGCGGGCCCGAAACCCGCCCCTACAGCAGTTTGCGAACCGGCTTGGCGGTGATGATGACGGTCTTGACGGCGGCGTCGCCGATGCTCTCCGTGTCGGCCAGGCCCTGCTCCGCGATCGCCATGTGGACGATGCGGCGTTCGTAGGCGTTGAGAGGACCGAGCTTCTGCTCGAGCCCGGCGCGCTTGGCCCGCTCGCCCAGGAACAACGCCATCTGGCGCAGCTCCGCGTCCTTGCCCCTGCGGAAGCCCATACAGTCAACGACGATCCGTTTGTGCTCGGGCAGTTCGTGCCGGAAGACGGTCGACGCGATGTGCTGCAATGCCTGCAAGGCCTCGGCCTTGTGTCTCAGCAGAACCTCGCCCTCGTCGCCGGCGATGTTGACGCGGGGGCCATCGCCTGTGTCCTCGACCGTCGCCTCCACGTGCAGGCCCATCGCGGTGGTGACGCTCTTCACGAAGTCCAGGAGGCGAGAGTTGATGTCGAGTTCGTCCACGTTGTCACCGTTCTCCGTTACCCGTCGCGGGCACCGAGGCCCGCGGCCACTCATTGACCCTCACGAAGGCCAGCGGCCACACTCGCCGCCGACTAGCTCTTCCCTTTGGTCTTCCGCTCGGCTGCCGGTCGCGCCGTGTTCGCCGGCCCGACGAGATTGTTCGTGATGTACTGCTGCCCGATCGCCAGCAGGTTGC containing:
- a CDS encoding R3H domain-containing nucleic acid-binding protein — protein: MDELDINSRLLDFVKSVTTAMGLHVEATVEDTGDGPRVNIAGDEGEVLLRHKAEALQALQHIASTVFRHELPEHKRIVVDCMGFRRGKDAELRQMALFLGERAKRAGLEQKLGPLNAYERRIVHMAIAEQGLADTESIGDAAVKTVIITAKPVRKLL